The following nucleotide sequence is from Nitrospira sp..
GCGGGCGAGTCAGAAACAGCCGATCGAAAATCCGACACACCCGTGCCCCACCGATCGACACATCGACCTCAATCACGGGGACCTCTTTGGAGCAGAGATCGGTCATCGTCAAACACTTGTACCGCCGGCCCGTCACCAACCGGTCATGCACAAAATCCAAGGCGTAACAGCGCCCTGGCTGCGTGGGCCGCGGGAGCGCGACGCGGGGGACGGCCGTGAGCTTCTTCCGCCGGCGTCGCCGTAACGACAGCCCTTCGTCGCGATAATAGATCCGTTCCACTTTCTTATGGTTCACGCGCCAGCCCTCCCGCCGTAAGCGCACGTAGATCCGGGGACAGCCATACCGCCGTTTATGCTCGGCAATCTCCCGGACCCGGGTTCGCAACGCCTCATCCTCATGGCGTCGATGGCGATACCGGAGCGTCTGGCGATCGAGGGCTAGGAGCCGGCACACCCGTCGCTGACTGAGCCCAAAGCGCTCGGTGCTCCACTGAGCTGCCGCTCGCTTCGCCTTGGGCCCTACCAGTTTTTTGCGGTGATCGCTTTCAACGCTTGGATGTCCAGCGCTTGGTCCGCCACCATCTGTTTGAGCCGCCGGTTTTCGTCTTCCAGTTGGCGGAGCCTCTGCACATCACTCACTTCGAGCCCGGCATATTTCGCCCGCCACTTATAAAAGGTGGCATCCGAGATCCCGTGTTTGCGGCAGAGCTCTGGGACCCCAATGCCCGCCTGGGCGTCTTTGAGTACCGCAATGATCTGTTCTTCCGTGTGCCGTTTCCGTGTCATGGCCCCCTCCTGTAGGGCCCATCTCAACACAGGGCAACTTCCAAACCAATGGTCTAGTTTTCGGGGGGAAGGTCAGGATTACCTGATCCAGGCTGGTTATGAGTTTCAGAAAGTCCAGCAGGATCATGAACGGCTTCTCCAGGGCAAGGAACTCTTCGACAAGAACATCGCTAACTTGCTGGATAATGCGCAGAACAACAACAGGCGTTACGAGATTCTGTCTGGACTGAAAGATTACGCTATTCCTAATTACGACGACCTGCCGGCTGCCTACGAGGGATTGAAAGGTCCTTTGTTGAAGGCAGTCGAAGCCGCACGCACCACGGATCCCGTTCCGATAGAAACATCCTACGGAAATATGGAGGGCTACAAAGCCGATGCGGTAACCAAGCTTGTCGTCGAGATCGTTGGGAGTCTACGCTACGCCGACATTGTTGGAACTCTGCAATTGCTTATCGATATCTATCGGGGCGAGCTAAGTGAAGATATTCGCCAGCAAATTGTGAACGCCGTCAAGAAACTGGCCGAGTACAACATCGACGCCTACAATCGGGTAGGCCCTATACTCCAGATGGCACTGGTGGATCACCTGGCCGGCATGAACGATGCGGAGTTGGACAATATTCGGCCCATCGCTCTTACAGTCTGGGCTGAAGTAGTTAAATCAGATATTGCCGGCACGAATTGGAATGCAGACTCCGTAGTCTTGAGCAGGGGAGCTGTGCCCGTATCCGATCAGCTCATGGAGGTGCGCGACAAGGCGATCAAAGCTCTTTTTGCAGCCTATGATCGATCGACCGACGATGCGCAGAAGCGCGCAGTTCTTTCAGCTCTGGACGCCGCTACACGGACCCCCAATCACGCGCACTACTCCAACCCACTTCAGGTCACTACGCTCAGGGATGCAACACGCATTGTCGACTTCGTGACAGAACGCATTAAGACTGCGAGTTACGAGATCCTGCAGCACTTAGAGCACCGATTCTTCTACGACTTTATGCGGGCGAAGGAGCTTACCGTCGACCCGGAAAATCGGTTCGGTTGTCAGGCTGAAGCAGAGGCGCTCGCTTGCGCCATCGTTAAGTTTCGCGACGCAATCAACGCTGATGAGCAGCTTGTTCGATACAAGGCTCTGGTAGGGTTTGAGTCTGTCTACCCCGGTCACTGGACAGGCGAGAAGTTCGACTACAACGGGAGCGACGAATATCGGCGCAGGGAAACCGAGCGCTACATTGACGAGATCAATGCGGCGAACGAGAGCGATTGGTTCGACCTGCTTGCGCGTTGCGCGGAAACCAGGTCGAATGACCTTGCTACCTTCCCGGTTTTTGGAGAATTCATCCGCAAGTTGGGTGAGCGCAAGCCCGAAATAGCCAGCCGGTTCCTGACAGAGGCTTCGGACAACCTCCGCAACTTCCTTCCCAGCTTTCTCAACGGTCTGGCCCTGAGCGGCCGGTCCGATATCTATGACCGGATCTTAGAGACGGAGCTTGGGTCCCACCGGCGTGGTCACTGGCGAATGGGGCCTTGCGGAAGCCTATCGTGCAAGGAAGCAAGCACTGAAGGAATGGCTGACCGACGAACGGGAACCGGTCAAAGCGTTCGCGGAAGACGAAATCGCCCGGCTCGACCGCGTGATAGCGGCAGAACTGCGCCGTGCTGAGACCCGAAAGGAAATGCGAATTAGGGATTATGACGATGACAACGGGAAGTCAGACGACGATCTGGGGAAGGAAGGCGAACCGGTAGTCCGATAATTTCCTGAGCCATCGCGGTCCCTAAATTCGGGAATGCTCCCTTCCCAGAAGCACCAAGATGCCGTGGCCCTGCCGCCGTGTCTTTCAGCTGGCCGAACGGAGCGGGAAGGCCGTCTGGCCACCCATCCCAACCGTGCCGGTGAACAATGTTCGGACGGGGTTTTTGGAAGAAGATGAGTTCCGGCTCCTGCTCTAGCCTCTTCCTGAGGACCTCAAACCATCGTCATCTTCGCCTACCACACGGGCTGGCGCATCCGAAGCGAAGTCATACCCCTGACATGGCGGCAAGTGGACCTGCATTCTGGAATCGTCCGCTTGGAACCCGGCACGACCAAGAACGATGAAGGTCGTCAGGTCCCGTTCGGGCACCTCGAAGAACTGGACCCAATAATGTGGCAGCAACGCCAATAAAGGCCTGGAGAATCACCTGTAAGGCGGGCGGCAGGCATCGTGGGACGAATCCCGCATGAGTTCCGGCGCACCGCCGTGAGGAATCTGAAGCGGGCCGGAGTCTCCCGCTCAGCGGCGATGAAGCTCACCGGTCATAAAACGGAAAGCGTCTATCGCCGCTACGCTATCGTGTCCGAAGCCGATTTGTCAGAAGGAGTGCTCAAACTCGCGAGGTTTAGGAGGCG
It contains:
- a CDS encoding tyrosine-type recombinase/integrase, whose protein sequence is MVIFAYHTGWRIRSEVIPLTWRQVDLHSGIVRLEPGTTKNDEGRQVPFGHLEELDPIMWQQRQ